A portion of the Gossypium arboreum isolate Shixiya-1 chromosome 8, ASM2569848v2, whole genome shotgun sequence genome contains these proteins:
- the LOC108451347 gene encoding U-box domain-containing protein 35-like isoform X2 encodes MWTPRSSYGERREIRTNVGLVAVAIDKDKNSHNALKWAIDHLLQKGQTLILIHVKVKPFSPYTPPLPTSRTGLNQFSEMNGDLPLVCKDPDPQTRELFLPFRCFCTRKDIPCKDVVLEETDVAKALIEYVSQAGIEILVVGASTKTGFLRFKATDIPAMVSKNAPDFCSVYVISKSKISSMRSASRPAPAISPLRNHLLNQPGLIPTPLESHILPANSSRVEKPRLEPQRKSTDSMDSIRSPFNRGGQNVKSYPALPMPFTDISFVSSGRPSIDRMFPEFYDYQEASRTATAPRLSNVSDYESNFSFESMHFGRNSVDLSSPHDFSYVSQDSDNFSNLSTSMEDVEAEMRRLKLELKQTMEMYSTACKEALTAKQKARELQLWKLEEERRLEEARLAEEAALAIAEKEKAKSKAAMEAAEAAQRIAEIESQKRVNAEMKALKESVEKKKALDALAHSDYRYRKYTIEEIEAATEFFSEVLKIGEGGYGPVYKARLDHTPVAIKVLRPDAAQGRSQFQQEVEVLSCIRHPNMVLLLGACPEYGCLVYEFMSNGSLEDRLFRRGNTPTLSWQLRFRIAAEIGTALLFLHQTKPEPIVHRDLKPANILLDRNFVSKISDVGLARLVPPSVADNVTQYRMTSTAGTFCYIDPEYQQTGMLGVKSDVYSLGIMLLQIITAKPPMGLTHHVQRAIEKGTFAQMLDPSIDNWPVQEALSFAKIALNCAELRRKDRPDLGKVVLPELNRLRLLAEETMHLTWEAGSPGHSPNYSQVSLQLEHSSCPNFLHSDEYSRSPPNENP; translated from the exons ATGTGGACGCCAAGAAGTAGTTATGGCGAAAGGAGAGAGATAAGAACAAATGTGGGGTTGGTGGCAGTGGCCATAGACAAGGACAAAAACAGCCACAATGCCCTGAAATGGGCAATTGACCATCTCCTGCAAAAAGGCCAAACCCTCATTCTCATCCATGTAAAAGTCAAACCATTCTCTCCTTACACGCCGCCTCTCCCTACATCTc GTACAGGGTTGAACCAATTTTCTGAAATGAATGGTGACTTACCATTGGTATGTAAAGATCCTGATCCACAGACCAGGGAACTTTTCCTTCCTTTCCGTTGCTTTTGTACTCGTAAGGAT ATACCCTGCAAAGATGTTGTCCTAGAAGAGACAGACGTAGCTAAAGCATTGATTGAATATGTTAGCCAGGCTGGAATCGAGATTTTGGTCGTAGGTGCCTCCACAAAAACAGGCTTTCTTAG ATTTAAAGCAACAGATATTCCAGCAATGGTATCAAAAAATGCACCAGACTTTTGTAGTGTTTATGTGATATCCAAAagcaaaatttcatccatgcgaTCAGCTTCTCGTCCAGCTCCAGCTATCTCCCCATTGCGTAATCACCTTCTTAACCAGCCAGGCTTAATACCAACTCCTCTTGAATCGCATATCCTGCCAGCTAATAGCTCGAGAG TTGAGAAGCCGCGACTTGAACCTCAGCGTAAATCTACCGATTCCATGGATTCCATAAG GTCGCCTTTTAACAGGGGAGGCCAAAATGTGAAATCATATCCAGCACTCCCTATGCCATTTACAGATATATCCTTTGTCAGTTCTGGCAGACCAAGCATTGACCGTATGTTTCCCGAATTCTACGATTACCAAGAAGCAAGCCGCACTGCCACTGCTCCAAGACTGTCCAATGTTTCAGACTATGAAAGTAATTTTAGCTTCGAGTCAATGCACTTTGGACGGAACTCAGTGGATTTGAGCTCTCCACATGATTTCTCATACGTTTCGCAGGACAGTGACAATTTTTCAAACTTATCTACTTCAATG GAGGACGTGGAAGCCGAAATGAGGAGGCTAAAGCTGGAGCTAAAGCAAACTATGGAAATGTATAGTACTGCCTGCAAAGAAGCACTCACAGCAAAACAGAAG GCAAGAGAACTCCAGCTGTGGAAATTGGAAGAGGAACGGAGATTGGAAGAGGCACGACTTGCTGAGGAAGCTGCATTAGCAATAGCAGAAAAGGAGAAAGCTAAGTCAAAAGCAGCAATGGAAGCCGCTGAAGCGGCTCAGAGAATTGCAGAAATTGAATCACAAAAAAGGGTGAACGCAGAAATGAAAGCGCTCAAGGAATCAGTGGAAAAGAAAAAGGCACTTGATGCATTAGCACATTCAGATTACAGGTACAGGAAGTACACAATAGAGGAAATTGAAGCTGCCACTGAATTCTTCTCAGAAGTTCTCAAGATTGGGGAAGGGGGTTATGGCCCCGTGTATAAAGCCCGTCTAGATCATACTCCCGTTGCAATTAAGGTTTTGCGACCAGATGCAGCACAAGGAAGGTCACAGTTTCAGCAAGAG gTAGAAGTTTTAAGCTGCATACGGCATCCAAACATGGTTCTCCTGTTGGGAGCCTGCCCAGAGTATGGATGCCTAGTGTATGAGTTCATGTCTAACGGGAGCTTAGAGGACCGTCTCTTCAGGAGAGGGAACACTCCGACTCTCTCTTGGCAGCTTAGGTTCAGAATTGCAGCCGAAATTGGAACAGCCTTGCTGTTCCTCCACCAGACTAAACCCGAACCCATAGTCCACCGTGACTTGAAACCAGCCAATATCTTACTTGACCGCAACTTTGTGAGCAAGATTAGTGATGTTGGGTTGGCCAGACTAGTTCCTCCATCTGTGGCTGACAATGTAACCCAGTATCGGATGACCTCCACAGCAGGAACTTTCTGCTACATAGATCCAGAATACCAGCAGACAGGCATGCTGGGAGTGAAGTCGGATGTATACTCCCTTGGCATCATGCTTCTACAAATAATAACAGCAAAACCACCAATGGGATTGACTCACCATGTGCAACGGGCTATTGAGAAGGGGACATTTGCTCAAATGCTGGACCCATCTATTGATAATTGGCCGGTTCAAGAGGCCTTGAGCTTCGCAAAGATTGCACTTAACTGTGCAGAGCTAAGGAGGAAAGATAGACCCGATCTGGGCAAAGTCGTCCTGCCAGAACTGAACAGGCTGCGATTACTTGCTGAAGAAACCATGCACCTCACTTGGGAAGCTGGAAGTCCAGGACACTCCCCCAACTATAGCCAAGTTTCGCTGCAACTA GAGCACTCCAGTTGTCCTAATTTTCTACACTCCGATGAATACTCAAGAAGCCCTCCCAACGAGAATCCATAG
- the LOC108451347 gene encoding U-box domain-containing protein 35-like isoform X3 — protein sequence MWTPRSSYGERREIRTNVGLVAVAIDKDKNSHNALKWAIDHLLQKGQTLILIHVKVKPFSPYTPPLPTSRLNQFSEMNGDLPLVCKDPDPQTRELFLPFRCFCTRKDIPCKDVVLEETDVAKALIEYVSQAGIEILVVGASTKTGFLSRFKATDIPAMVSKNAPDFCSVYVISKSKISSMRSASRPAPAISPLRNHLLNQPGLIPTPLESHILPANSSRVEKPRLEPQRKSTDSMDSIRSPFNRGGQNVKSYPALPMPFTDISFVSSGRPSIDRMFPEFYDYQEASRTATAPRLSNVSDYESNFSFESMHFGRNSVDLSSPHDFSYVSQDSDNFSNLSTSMEDVEAEMRRLKLELKQTMEMYSTACKEALTAKQKARELQLWKLEEERRLEEARLAEEAALAIAEKEKAKSKAAMEAAEAAQRIAEIESQKRVNAEMKALKESVEKKKALDALAHSDYRYRKYTIEEIEAATEFFSEVLKIGEGGYGPVYKARLDHTPVAIKVLRPDAAQGRSQFQQEVEVLSCIRHPNMVLLLGACPEYGCLVYEFMSNGSLEDRLFRRGNTPTLSWQLRFRIAAEIGTALLFLHQTKPEPIVHRDLKPANILLDRNFVSKISDVGLARLVPPSVADNVTQYRMTSTAGTFCYIDPEYQQTGMLGVKSDVYSLGIMLLQIITAKPPMGLTHHVQRAIEKGTFAQMLDPSIDNWPVQEALSFAKIALNCAELRRKDRPDLGKVVLPELNRLRLLAEETMHLTWEAGSPGHSPNYSQVSLQLEHSSCPNFLHSDEYSRSPPNENP from the exons ATGTGGACGCCAAGAAGTAGTTATGGCGAAAGGAGAGAGATAAGAACAAATGTGGGGTTGGTGGCAGTGGCCATAGACAAGGACAAAAACAGCCACAATGCCCTGAAATGGGCAATTGACCATCTCCTGCAAAAAGGCCAAACCCTCATTCTCATCCATGTAAAAGTCAAACCATTCTCTCCTTACACGCCGCCTCTCCCTACATCTc GGTTGAACCAATTTTCTGAAATGAATGGTGACTTACCATTGGTATGTAAAGATCCTGATCCACAGACCAGGGAACTTTTCCTTCCTTTCCGTTGCTTTTGTACTCGTAAGGAT ATACCCTGCAAAGATGTTGTCCTAGAAGAGACAGACGTAGCTAAAGCATTGATTGAATATGTTAGCCAGGCTGGAATCGAGATTTTGGTCGTAGGTGCCTCCACAAAAACAGGCTTTCTTAG TAGATTTAAAGCAACAGATATTCCAGCAATGGTATCAAAAAATGCACCAGACTTTTGTAGTGTTTATGTGATATCCAAAagcaaaatttcatccatgcgaTCAGCTTCTCGTCCAGCTCCAGCTATCTCCCCATTGCGTAATCACCTTCTTAACCAGCCAGGCTTAATACCAACTCCTCTTGAATCGCATATCCTGCCAGCTAATAGCTCGAGAG TTGAGAAGCCGCGACTTGAACCTCAGCGTAAATCTACCGATTCCATGGATTCCATAAG GTCGCCTTTTAACAGGGGAGGCCAAAATGTGAAATCATATCCAGCACTCCCTATGCCATTTACAGATATATCCTTTGTCAGTTCTGGCAGACCAAGCATTGACCGTATGTTTCCCGAATTCTACGATTACCAAGAAGCAAGCCGCACTGCCACTGCTCCAAGACTGTCCAATGTTTCAGACTATGAAAGTAATTTTAGCTTCGAGTCAATGCACTTTGGACGGAACTCAGTGGATTTGAGCTCTCCACATGATTTCTCATACGTTTCGCAGGACAGTGACAATTTTTCAAACTTATCTACTTCAATG GAGGACGTGGAAGCCGAAATGAGGAGGCTAAAGCTGGAGCTAAAGCAAACTATGGAAATGTATAGTACTGCCTGCAAAGAAGCACTCACAGCAAAACAGAAG GCAAGAGAACTCCAGCTGTGGAAATTGGAAGAGGAACGGAGATTGGAAGAGGCACGACTTGCTGAGGAAGCTGCATTAGCAATAGCAGAAAAGGAGAAAGCTAAGTCAAAAGCAGCAATGGAAGCCGCTGAAGCGGCTCAGAGAATTGCAGAAATTGAATCACAAAAAAGGGTGAACGCAGAAATGAAAGCGCTCAAGGAATCAGTGGAAAAGAAAAAGGCACTTGATGCATTAGCACATTCAGATTACAGGTACAGGAAGTACACAATAGAGGAAATTGAAGCTGCCACTGAATTCTTCTCAGAAGTTCTCAAGATTGGGGAAGGGGGTTATGGCCCCGTGTATAAAGCCCGTCTAGATCATACTCCCGTTGCAATTAAGGTTTTGCGACCAGATGCAGCACAAGGAAGGTCACAGTTTCAGCAAGAG gTAGAAGTTTTAAGCTGCATACGGCATCCAAACATGGTTCTCCTGTTGGGAGCCTGCCCAGAGTATGGATGCCTAGTGTATGAGTTCATGTCTAACGGGAGCTTAGAGGACCGTCTCTTCAGGAGAGGGAACACTCCGACTCTCTCTTGGCAGCTTAGGTTCAGAATTGCAGCCGAAATTGGAACAGCCTTGCTGTTCCTCCACCAGACTAAACCCGAACCCATAGTCCACCGTGACTTGAAACCAGCCAATATCTTACTTGACCGCAACTTTGTGAGCAAGATTAGTGATGTTGGGTTGGCCAGACTAGTTCCTCCATCTGTGGCTGACAATGTAACCCAGTATCGGATGACCTCCACAGCAGGAACTTTCTGCTACATAGATCCAGAATACCAGCAGACAGGCATGCTGGGAGTGAAGTCGGATGTATACTCCCTTGGCATCATGCTTCTACAAATAATAACAGCAAAACCACCAATGGGATTGACTCACCATGTGCAACGGGCTATTGAGAAGGGGACATTTGCTCAAATGCTGGACCCATCTATTGATAATTGGCCGGTTCAAGAGGCCTTGAGCTTCGCAAAGATTGCACTTAACTGTGCAGAGCTAAGGAGGAAAGATAGACCCGATCTGGGCAAAGTCGTCCTGCCAGAACTGAACAGGCTGCGATTACTTGCTGAAGAAACCATGCACCTCACTTGGGAAGCTGGAAGTCCAGGACACTCCCCCAACTATAGCCAAGTTTCGCTGCAACTA GAGCACTCCAGTTGTCCTAATTTTCTACACTCCGATGAATACTCAAGAAGCCCTCCCAACGAGAATCCATAG
- the LOC108451347 gene encoding U-box domain-containing protein 35-like isoform X1, with protein MWTPRSSYGERREIRTNVGLVAVAIDKDKNSHNALKWAIDHLLQKGQTLILIHVKVKPFSPYTPPLPTSRTGLNQFSEMNGDLPLVCKDPDPQTRELFLPFRCFCTRKDIPCKDVVLEETDVAKALIEYVSQAGIEILVVGASTKTGFLSRFKATDIPAMVSKNAPDFCSVYVISKSKISSMRSASRPAPAISPLRNHLLNQPGLIPTPLESHILPANSSRVEKPRLEPQRKSTDSMDSIRSPFNRGGQNVKSYPALPMPFTDISFVSSGRPSIDRMFPEFYDYQEASRTATAPRLSNVSDYESNFSFESMHFGRNSVDLSSPHDFSYVSQDSDNFSNLSTSMEDVEAEMRRLKLELKQTMEMYSTACKEALTAKQKARELQLWKLEEERRLEEARLAEEAALAIAEKEKAKSKAAMEAAEAAQRIAEIESQKRVNAEMKALKESVEKKKALDALAHSDYRYRKYTIEEIEAATEFFSEVLKIGEGGYGPVYKARLDHTPVAIKVLRPDAAQGRSQFQQEVEVLSCIRHPNMVLLLGACPEYGCLVYEFMSNGSLEDRLFRRGNTPTLSWQLRFRIAAEIGTALLFLHQTKPEPIVHRDLKPANILLDRNFVSKISDVGLARLVPPSVADNVTQYRMTSTAGTFCYIDPEYQQTGMLGVKSDVYSLGIMLLQIITAKPPMGLTHHVQRAIEKGTFAQMLDPSIDNWPVQEALSFAKIALNCAELRRKDRPDLGKVVLPELNRLRLLAEETMHLTWEAGSPGHSPNYSQVSLQLEHSSCPNFLHSDEYSRSPPNENP; from the exons ATGTGGACGCCAAGAAGTAGTTATGGCGAAAGGAGAGAGATAAGAACAAATGTGGGGTTGGTGGCAGTGGCCATAGACAAGGACAAAAACAGCCACAATGCCCTGAAATGGGCAATTGACCATCTCCTGCAAAAAGGCCAAACCCTCATTCTCATCCATGTAAAAGTCAAACCATTCTCTCCTTACACGCCGCCTCTCCCTACATCTc GTACAGGGTTGAACCAATTTTCTGAAATGAATGGTGACTTACCATTGGTATGTAAAGATCCTGATCCACAGACCAGGGAACTTTTCCTTCCTTTCCGTTGCTTTTGTACTCGTAAGGAT ATACCCTGCAAAGATGTTGTCCTAGAAGAGACAGACGTAGCTAAAGCATTGATTGAATATGTTAGCCAGGCTGGAATCGAGATTTTGGTCGTAGGTGCCTCCACAAAAACAGGCTTTCTTAG TAGATTTAAAGCAACAGATATTCCAGCAATGGTATCAAAAAATGCACCAGACTTTTGTAGTGTTTATGTGATATCCAAAagcaaaatttcatccatgcgaTCAGCTTCTCGTCCAGCTCCAGCTATCTCCCCATTGCGTAATCACCTTCTTAACCAGCCAGGCTTAATACCAACTCCTCTTGAATCGCATATCCTGCCAGCTAATAGCTCGAGAG TTGAGAAGCCGCGACTTGAACCTCAGCGTAAATCTACCGATTCCATGGATTCCATAAG GTCGCCTTTTAACAGGGGAGGCCAAAATGTGAAATCATATCCAGCACTCCCTATGCCATTTACAGATATATCCTTTGTCAGTTCTGGCAGACCAAGCATTGACCGTATGTTTCCCGAATTCTACGATTACCAAGAAGCAAGCCGCACTGCCACTGCTCCAAGACTGTCCAATGTTTCAGACTATGAAAGTAATTTTAGCTTCGAGTCAATGCACTTTGGACGGAACTCAGTGGATTTGAGCTCTCCACATGATTTCTCATACGTTTCGCAGGACAGTGACAATTTTTCAAACTTATCTACTTCAATG GAGGACGTGGAAGCCGAAATGAGGAGGCTAAAGCTGGAGCTAAAGCAAACTATGGAAATGTATAGTACTGCCTGCAAAGAAGCACTCACAGCAAAACAGAAG GCAAGAGAACTCCAGCTGTGGAAATTGGAAGAGGAACGGAGATTGGAAGAGGCACGACTTGCTGAGGAAGCTGCATTAGCAATAGCAGAAAAGGAGAAAGCTAAGTCAAAAGCAGCAATGGAAGCCGCTGAAGCGGCTCAGAGAATTGCAGAAATTGAATCACAAAAAAGGGTGAACGCAGAAATGAAAGCGCTCAAGGAATCAGTGGAAAAGAAAAAGGCACTTGATGCATTAGCACATTCAGATTACAGGTACAGGAAGTACACAATAGAGGAAATTGAAGCTGCCACTGAATTCTTCTCAGAAGTTCTCAAGATTGGGGAAGGGGGTTATGGCCCCGTGTATAAAGCCCGTCTAGATCATACTCCCGTTGCAATTAAGGTTTTGCGACCAGATGCAGCACAAGGAAGGTCACAGTTTCAGCAAGAG gTAGAAGTTTTAAGCTGCATACGGCATCCAAACATGGTTCTCCTGTTGGGAGCCTGCCCAGAGTATGGATGCCTAGTGTATGAGTTCATGTCTAACGGGAGCTTAGAGGACCGTCTCTTCAGGAGAGGGAACACTCCGACTCTCTCTTGGCAGCTTAGGTTCAGAATTGCAGCCGAAATTGGAACAGCCTTGCTGTTCCTCCACCAGACTAAACCCGAACCCATAGTCCACCGTGACTTGAAACCAGCCAATATCTTACTTGACCGCAACTTTGTGAGCAAGATTAGTGATGTTGGGTTGGCCAGACTAGTTCCTCCATCTGTGGCTGACAATGTAACCCAGTATCGGATGACCTCCACAGCAGGAACTTTCTGCTACATAGATCCAGAATACCAGCAGACAGGCATGCTGGGAGTGAAGTCGGATGTATACTCCCTTGGCATCATGCTTCTACAAATAATAACAGCAAAACCACCAATGGGATTGACTCACCATGTGCAACGGGCTATTGAGAAGGGGACATTTGCTCAAATGCTGGACCCATCTATTGATAATTGGCCGGTTCAAGAGGCCTTGAGCTTCGCAAAGATTGCACTTAACTGTGCAGAGCTAAGGAGGAAAGATAGACCCGATCTGGGCAAAGTCGTCCTGCCAGAACTGAACAGGCTGCGATTACTTGCTGAAGAAACCATGCACCTCACTTGGGAAGCTGGAAGTCCAGGACACTCCCCCAACTATAGCCAAGTTTCGCTGCAACTA GAGCACTCCAGTTGTCCTAATTTTCTACACTCCGATGAATACTCAAGAAGCCCTCCCAACGAGAATCCATAG